The Segatella copri genome window below encodes:
- the tnpC gene encoding IS66 family transposase has protein sequence MKKDEIIVLLKEQLQLANEQLQQANATVSSLTAQVNELIERIKSLEELLVQKGIAIDKANRQNKALGKLVSGKKSERQEKNPQASMTQEEFDKKKTEQAEKRKARKNNGAKRDMHYEMKEVHVTIDPVMDAGLLKTLRLFGTRTCIRYSMEPIKFIKTVYHINTYTDRSIMYPGKTPPALLLNSSYSPSFAAGLLQMRYIYSMPVERIIKYFADNGFTLRKTTANKLIARSADVLENFYKAICQVVLQQDYVSADETYHKVLLAKTKPADKGSKKGYFWAVSAPKLGLVFFVYEDGSRSEQVILNVFSDYKGTIQSDAYAPYRKLESDAYPDIMRIACLQHVKRDFIDCGKEDKDAQEVVDILNRFYREDKKHKVGVNGWTVEDHLAYRQSYAPDILQDLLEKLEEISSRKDLLPKSTLAQAVGYALNEYNAICDIFKRGDTALDNNYIERIQRYISLSRRNSMFFGSHEGASRAAILYSIAISCRLNGINLFEYICDVIEKTAEWQPNTPLEKYRNLLPDRWKKQ, from the coding sequence ATGAAAAAGGACGAAATTATAGTACTTTTGAAGGAACAGCTTCAGCTTGCAAACGAACAGCTTCAGCAAGCTAATGCTACGGTGAGTTCGTTGACTGCACAGGTCAACGAACTCATTGAACGTATAAAGTCATTAGAAGAACTACTCGTCCAGAAAGGAATCGCCATTGACAAAGCGAATCGTCAGAACAAGGCACTCGGCAAGCTCGTTTCAGGCAAGAAGTCCGAACGTCAGGAAAAGAATCCACAAGCCTCGATGACGCAGGAGGAATTTGACAAGAAGAAAACAGAGCAGGCCGAAAAGAGAAAGGCACGCAAAAACAACGGTGCCAAGCGTGACATGCATTACGAGATGAAAGAGGTGCATGTTACGATAGATCCAGTCATGGATGCAGGGCTTTTGAAGACGTTGCGTCTCTTCGGAACTCGTACCTGTATACGTTACAGCATGGAACCCATCAAATTCATCAAGACCGTGTATCACATCAACACTTATACTGATAGAAGTATCATGTATCCGGGGAAAACTCCGCCGGCTCTGTTGTTGAATTCTTCCTATTCACCTTCCTTTGCAGCAGGACTCCTGCAGATGCGATACATCTATTCCATGCCGGTAGAGCGAATCATCAAATACTTTGCCGACAATGGGTTTACGTTAAGGAAAACCACGGCAAACAAGCTGATTGCCAGAAGTGCCGATGTACTGGAAAACTTCTATAAGGCTATCTGCCAAGTAGTGTTGCAGCAGGATTATGTCTCGGCGGACGAGACATACCATAAAGTACTGTTAGCCAAGACAAAGCCTGCGGACAAGGGGTCGAAGAAAGGCTACTTCTGGGCTGTAAGTGCGCCTAAACTGGGACTTGTCTTCTTCGTATATGAGGATGGATCACGCTCAGAGCAGGTCATACTTAACGTATTCTCTGATTATAAAGGTACCATACAGAGTGATGCATATGCTCCTTACCGGAAACTGGAGTCGGATGCTTATCCTGACATTATGAGAATCGCCTGCCTACAGCATGTCAAGAGAGATTTCATCGACTGCGGCAAGGAAGACAAGGATGCTCAGGAAGTCGTAGATATCCTCAACAGATTTTATCGAGAAGACAAAAAACATAAGGTTGGGGTAAATGGATGGACCGTTGAAGACCATCTAGCCTATCGGCAGTCATATGCACCGGACATTTTACAGGATTTATTGGAGAAACTGGAGGAAATATCTTCCAGGAAGGATTTGCTGCCCAAGTCTACCTTGGCGCAGGCGGTCGGTTATGCCCTTAATGAATATAATGCCATTTGTGACATCTTCAAAAGAGGTGATACGGCTCTCGATAACAACTATATTGAGAGAATCCAGAGGTACATATCACTATCAAGAAGAAACTCAATGTTCTTTGGTTCGCACGAAGGAGCAAGCCGGGCGGCTATCCTATATTCCATCGCCATCTCATGCAGGCTGAATGGCATTAATCTGTTTGAATACATATGCGACGTAATAGAAAAGACTGCAGAATGGCAACCCAATACCCCATTGGAAAAATATAGAAACTTACTTCCTGACCGATGGAAAAAGCAGTAA
- a CDS encoding IS110 family transposase → MDKELYFGVDVSKKTLDLAYYDGEAIDWKNAHIQVSNDDAGFKKIGSWVAKVGKDFATFLFCMEYTGLYNQNFRLWLESKEYIYGMVEPRKMHRFEPDLDDDQRSLDRIKTDELDAFRIAIYCEQNHKKILRNPSKLPSSVYFKLKRLLAERKQNTKQSVLYKQQLHDICAYDTDLSVERKKLLLKNMQENQKAIDKEIDSYMNEDTSIRKNYNLLTSIPGIGRIIALETIVLTENFTAISNPRKYACYIGIAPFKKESGTSVRKKTGVSKKGFSEAKADLSIAVLSAIRNNPSIRDYWIRKRKEKCGGIVLNAIKFKLVLRMFAVIKRGTPYVETDAYKN, encoded by the coding sequence ATGGATAAAGAACTGTATTTTGGCGTAGATGTCTCCAAGAAGACTCTCGACCTTGCTTATTATGATGGTGAAGCCATCGATTGGAAGAATGCCCATATTCAGGTGAGCAATGATGATGCTGGATTCAAAAAGATTGGCTCCTGGGTTGCAAAGGTAGGAAAAGACTTTGCTACCTTTTTGTTCTGTATGGAATATACTGGACTTTATAATCAAAACTTCAGATTATGGCTGGAATCCAAAGAATATATCTATGGTATGGTGGAACCTCGCAAAATGCATCGCTTCGAGCCAGACTTGGATGATGACCAGCGCTCTCTAGACCGTATCAAGACTGATGAACTGGATGCTTTCAGAATAGCAATCTATTGTGAGCAGAACCACAAGAAGATTCTTCGCAATCCCTCCAAACTTCCTTCATCTGTCTATTTCAAGTTGAAGAGATTGCTGGCTGAGCGTAAGCAGAACACCAAACAGTCTGTTCTTTACAAGCAACAGCTTCATGATATCTGCGCATACGACACAGACTTATCCGTTGAACGCAAGAAACTCCTGCTGAAGAACATGCAGGAAAACCAGAAAGCAATAGACAAGGAGATTGACAGCTACATGAATGAAGATACAAGCATCAGAAAGAATTACAATCTGCTGACCTCCATTCCTGGCATTGGTCGCATCATAGCGTTGGAAACCATTGTATTGACGGAAAATTTCACTGCAATCAGCAATCCTCGCAAATATGCCTGTTACATAGGAATAGCCCCTTTTAAAAAGGAATCTGGTACCTCAGTAAGAAAGAAAACGGGTGTTTCCAAGAAAGGCTTTTCTGAAGCCAAGGCAGACTTATCCATAGCTGTCCTTTCCGCCATAAGGAACAATCCTTCAATAAGAGACTATTGGATACGCAAGAGAAAGGAAAAATGCGGTGGCATCGTACTCAATGCCATCAAGTTCAAGCTAGTCCTTCGTATGTTTGCCGTGATAAAGCGTGGAACACCATATGTGGAGACAGATGCATATAAGAACTAA
- a CDS encoding helix-turn-helix domain-containing protein, producing MVDYYEYSIPELVKLLGARFKDYRLRSHMTQKEVSEQSGITITTIHKFENGTSGNVSLGTFLLLLKAIGQIDALDELMPDLPPSAYLMKEEKKVQRIKHKKS from the coding sequence ATGGTTGATTATTACGAGTATTCTATACCAGAATTGGTAAAGCTTCTTGGTGCAAGATTCAAGGATTACCGTCTGCGTAGCCATATGACGCAGAAAGAGGTATCTGAACAATCGGGTATTACAATCACAACCATTCATAAGTTTGAGAATGGTACATCTGGCAATGTTTCACTCGGCACATTTCTTTTGCTGCTGAAGGCGATAGGGCAGATAGATGCCCTTGATGAACTGATGCCGGATTTACCGCCATCTGCGTACCTGATGAAAGAAGAAAAGAAAGTTCAACGAATAAAACATAAGAAGTCATGA
- a CDS encoding IS110 family transposase, with amino-acid sequence MKNKSFIGIDISKNVIDVSIFCEEAPIKDFSHDVFNNSRKGFGEMCTWLKKNHVVLSNCLFGMEFTGSYSMELEKFLNARNYQFCMLSTHVVKHYPMEPKDKSDKIDSAKIADFLYRYNGTECVKPYKMPDKTMQRLKALMNERKFLVEQRTCFMNRRQLCTTKEDAQLYDGYIKKFSRDIDNIELEEQKLLATDDSLLATYKNLLTIPGVGFVNAINVIVITRNFTAFETARQYASYVGVAPHSHTSGTSVRWRPRPSARCDGQAKADLSMAATVAVQYDAELQSFYNRKLGGKQDSDTKRKALNAVKFKLVLRMFAIGKQNRKWEPLDSKSSNEKLAIS; translated from the coding sequence ATGAAAAATAAATCATTTATCGGCATCGACATCTCAAAAAATGTCATTGACGTATCAATTTTCTGTGAAGAAGCCCCAATTAAGGACTTTTCTCACGATGTATTCAACAATTCCCGCAAGGGATTTGGCGAAATGTGCACATGGCTCAAGAAGAATCATGTGGTTCTCTCGAACTGTCTCTTTGGAATGGAGTTCACCGGCAGCTATTCCATGGAACTGGAGAAGTTTCTTAATGCCAGGAACTATCAGTTCTGCATGCTCTCCACCCATGTGGTAAAGCATTATCCCATGGAACCCAAGGACAAGAGCGACAAGATTGACTCTGCCAAGATTGCAGACTTTCTCTATCGCTATAATGGTACCGAATGTGTCAAGCCTTATAAAATGCCTGACAAGACCATGCAGAGACTCAAGGCACTGATGAATGAGCGTAAGTTCCTGGTGGAACAGCGTACATGCTTCATGAACAGAAGACAGCTGTGCACCACAAAGGAAGATGCCCAGTTATATGATGGCTACATCAAGAAATTCAGCCGTGACATTGATAACATCGAGTTGGAAGAGCAGAAGTTGCTGGCTACAGACGATAGCCTTTTGGCTACTTACAAGAATCTTCTGACAATACCAGGAGTCGGCTTCGTCAATGCCATAAATGTCATTGTCATTACCCGAAACTTTACCGCATTTGAAACAGCAAGGCAATATGCCAGTTATGTCGGCGTGGCACCGCACTCCCACACTTCAGGCACCAGTGTGAGATGGCGTCCCCGACCTTCAGCACGCTGTGATGGTCAGGCGAAAGCGGATCTATCCATGGCGGCCACAGTTGCTGTACAATATGATGCAGAGTTACAATCATTTTATAACCGTAAATTAGGAGGTAAGCAAGATTCAGACACTAAACGCAAGGCATTGAATGCCGTTAAGTTCAAACTTGTTCTCAGAATGTTCGCCATAGGTAAGCAGAACAGAAAATGGGAACCGTTGGATTCAAAGAGCAGCAATGAAAAACTTGCAATATCATAA
- a CDS encoding type II toxin-antitoxin system HipA family toxin, producing the protein MIASSLKIMLWDKEIGRLFWDARRGVSFFEYNPAFLGGRLDPFPLVASVKSPASRRPIMGDRETKLYRKLPPFLADSLPDAWGNQVFECWRIQNGIRNQEITPLEILSFIGKRGMGALEFIPESSGIRKSEKLNMKLLTDLAQRIFLERENVKLLPDESLTMQSLIAVGTSAGGRQPKAIIAINPETGEIRSGQIAGHKGFDYCILKFGDAERSSAELEMAYYKMARAAGISMMPCRIIEIEGQKHFITHRFDRDEERKLHMQTLAALYPDADSYEKLLMVCRKMRLPESTQEEVFRRMIFNILANNTDDHNKNFSFLMDESGKWQLSPAYDMTYIFNTGGFLPEKMHCMMMQGKLQGQTLEDALALGKENGIRKAESIIGEVASAIRQFRHFAEECEVSQRWIGAVETTLNQHLAEWGLLERRKNVAFRIGETLFEKVRVEKTYKGNYHLLCEVDGKERKFVITGKKEEYALIDRVGTENLTDEQLYSLVETFFVG; encoded by the coding sequence ATGATAGCTAGTTCATTAAAAATAATGCTTTGGGACAAGGAAATCGGTCGCTTGTTCTGGGATGCAAGGAGAGGGGTTTCGTTTTTTGAGTACAATCCTGCTTTTCTTGGTGGGAGGCTTGATCCGTTCCCTCTGGTGGCTTCTGTCAAGTCACCTGCCAGCCGTCGTCCCATCATGGGTGACAGGGAAACGAAGCTTTACCGCAAACTGCCTCCTTTTCTTGCTGATTCTTTACCTGATGCTTGGGGTAATCAGGTGTTTGAGTGTTGGCGCATACAGAATGGCATTCGCAATCAGGAAATAACTCCGCTTGAAATTTTGTCCTTCATTGGTAAGCGTGGTATGGGAGCATTGGAGTTTATTCCTGAATCATCCGGCATTAGAAAGTCGGAAAAGCTGAATATGAAGTTGTTGACGGATTTGGCTCAGAGAATATTCTTGGAGCGTGAGAATGTGAAGCTGTTGCCAGATGAATCGCTGACCATGCAGTCGTTGATAGCTGTAGGTACTTCGGCAGGCGGTCGCCAACCGAAGGCTATCATCGCAATCAATCCGGAAACCGGAGAAATCAGAAGCGGTCAGATTGCCGGTCACAAGGGCTTTGATTATTGCATCCTGAAGTTTGGTGATGCAGAGCGTTCTTCTGCAGAACTGGAAATGGCCTATTACAAGATGGCTAGGGCTGCAGGCATAAGCATGATGCCTTGCAGGATTATTGAGATCGAAGGTCAGAAGCATTTCATTACCCATCGTTTTGATCGTGATGAGGAACGTAAATTACACATGCAGACATTGGCGGCTCTATACCCTGATGCCGACAGCTATGAAAAGTTGCTGATGGTTTGTCGAAAGATGCGTCTGCCTGAAAGTACTCAGGAGGAAGTTTTCCGCAGGATGATATTCAATATTCTTGCCAACAACACTGATGATCACAACAAGAACTTCTCTTTTCTGATGGATGAAAGTGGAAAATGGCAACTTTCTCCTGCATACGATATGACCTATATCTTCAATACAGGTGGCTTTCTTCCTGAGAAGATGCATTGTATGATGATGCAGGGGAAGCTTCAAGGTCAGACTCTTGAAGATGCTTTGGCTCTCGGCAAGGAAAATGGTATCAGGAAGGCTGAAAGTATCATAGGTGAGGTTGCCTCTGCTATCCGCCAATTTAGACACTTTGCTGAGGAGTGCGAAGTTAGCCAGCGTTGGATAGGTGCTGTAGAAACCACCCTTAACCAGCATCTGGCAGAGTGGGGATTGCTCGAACGGAGAAAGAATGTTGCATTCAGAATTGGCGAAACTCTTTTTGAAAAGGTACGTGTAGAAAAGACATACAAAGGTAATTATCATCTTTTGTGTGAAGTGGACGGGAAAGAACGCAAGTTCGTGATTACCGGAAAGAAAGAAGAATATGCGTTGATTGATAGGGTTGGTACGGAAAATCTAACTGATGAGCAATTGTATTCGTTGGTTGAAACCTTCTTTGTAGGATAA
- the tnpB gene encoding IS66 family insertion sequence element accessory protein TnpB, whose translation MFGLNENTQYYVCQRYVRMNMGINGLYQIVRTEMELPPLGGAVFIFFSKNRQQVKMLFYLCTRKQV comes from the coding sequence ATGTTTGGACTAAACGAAAATACCCAGTATTACGTCTGCCAGCGATATGTCCGAATGAACATGGGCATAAATGGCCTGTACCAGATTGTGAGGACGGAGATGGAGCTGCCGCCACTCGGTGGTGCCGTCTTCATCTTCTTCTCAAAGAACCGCCAGCAGGTAAAAATGCTCTTTTACCTTTGCACTCGGAAACAAGTTTAA
- a CDS encoding ParA family protein, which translates to MENRLKMILAIVNNKGGVGKTTTVQNLAAGMLRKDKNLRILEIDLDPQCNLTLLNHAPEGCATVFDSMIACKGLPIYKSKIGVYYVPGSAKMQDVDPFLQNTGSPRQVLGACISSPCIDFTGEGITDPIDFFDYIFIDCPPALSQSTYNAMVVASHLLIPVQMEGLSVNGLAAILGALNEVKNGRFALNKDLELLGLLPVMLDERPRIVRQALGFLKEIYGDKVLSHGIRRCIKVNEAQTELTDLFSYSPYCTAANDYSLVIKELFNL; encoded by the coding sequence ATGGAAAATAGACTGAAAATGATCTTGGCTATCGTCAATAATAAGGGTGGCGTTGGCAAAACGACTACAGTGCAAAATCTTGCAGCTGGTATGCTCCGAAAGGATAAGAATCTAAGAATCCTTGAGATAGACTTGGATCCTCAGTGTAACTTAACCCTTTTGAACCATGCTCCAGAAGGTTGTGCTACTGTTTTTGATTCTATGATTGCTTGTAAGGGTCTTCCTATATACAAGTCTAAGATAGGTGTGTATTATGTTCCAGGTTCTGCAAAAATGCAGGATGTGGATCCTTTCCTTCAGAATACCGGATCTCCTCGTCAAGTGTTAGGAGCTTGCATCAGCAGTCCTTGCATAGATTTTACCGGTGAAGGTATCACTGATCCTATAGATTTCTTTGACTATATCTTCATTGATTGCCCTCCAGCATTGTCTCAGTCAACTTACAATGCTATGGTTGTTGCCAGTCATTTGCTTATACCAGTTCAGATGGAAGGACTTTCTGTGAATGGTTTGGCTGCCATTCTTGGAGCATTGAATGAGGTAAAAAATGGCAGATTTGCCTTGAATAAAGATCTTGAATTATTAGGTCTGTTACCTGTAATGCTGGATGAGAGACCTCGCATTGTCCGTCAGGCGCTGGGTTTTCTTAAAGAGATATATGGTGATAAGGTCTTGTCGCATGGTATTCGACGTTGCATCAAGGTAAATGAAGCGCAGACAGAGCTGACTGACCTGTTCTCATATTCACCTTATTGTACAGCAGCAAATGACTACTCTTTAGTAATTAAAGAATTGTTTAATCTATAA
- a CDS encoding replication initiation protein, with protein MAKAKKKEEIEEVVAEVIPSGDEGGKIAKKKSGRPKKVDGLILAENPHYFISQPNDVTQAISNLSAVERNCWLQILRGIQKNKDLPDGHPEKYQLTLTRSQLLECVSGHSSNLDYAFNALKNITDSKKVFHSKDGHRIYAGLLSYVDEHPDQETYTVGITPVLLPYFTNLSSEFTVFDMYIEMSFKSVYSQRFYEFCCQYRNKEDKIFFMTVHDIKKMFNLLEIKDEKGNIIQKEQYKNGSDFKKRVLDKAKNDIRKLYEKGLCDVCFDYKVKSKNSRGAVTAYYFIIETNGNTARLGAKKPVTPTQIKILSEGYGAKLTKIITQINTFLRAHFRVEQSSYYITAISKSVSTVDSQSERIEILEKIAKQLKKIALRYSKDDFDTNERKICGSVCKMLYEDYGVPYMNGKPGKGVQGRLFDD; from the coding sequence ATGGCTAAAGCGAAGAAAAAGGAAGAAATTGAGGAGGTCGTTGCAGAGGTAATACCTTCTGGCGATGAAGGAGGCAAGATTGCTAAGAAGAAATCTGGGCGTCCTAAGAAAGTTGATGGATTGATTCTGGCAGAAAATCCACACTATTTTATTTCTCAGCCAAACGATGTTACTCAGGCAATCAGCAATCTTTCTGCAGTTGAGAGAAATTGTTGGTTGCAGATTCTTCGTGGTATACAGAAAAACAAGGATCTTCCAGATGGACATCCAGAGAAGTATCAGCTTACCCTGACTCGTAGCCAGCTGCTTGAATGTGTATCCGGGCATAGCTCAAACTTGGATTATGCCTTCAATGCATTAAAGAACATTACTGATTCAAAGAAGGTCTTTCATTCCAAAGACGGTCACCGCATTTATGCTGGTTTATTGTCGTATGTGGATGAGCATCCTGATCAAGAGACCTACACTGTGGGTATTACTCCAGTACTCCTCCCCTACTTCACCAACCTCTCATCTGAATTTACTGTCTTTGACATGTATATTGAGATGAGCTTCAAGAGTGTGTACTCACAACGCTTCTATGAATTCTGCTGTCAGTATCGCAACAAGGAAGACAAGATCTTCTTCATGACCGTTCATGATATCAAGAAGATGTTCAACCTTCTAGAAATTAAGGATGAAAAGGGCAACATTATCCAGAAAGAACAGTATAAAAACGGTTCTGATTTCAAGAAACGAGTGCTTGACAAGGCTAAGAACGACATCAGGAAACTCTACGAAAAGGGACTTTGTGACGTTTGTTTTGATTATAAGGTTAAGAGCAAGAACTCCAGAGGTGCTGTTACTGCCTACTATTTTATCATAGAAACAAATGGTAATACTGCAAGACTTGGTGCAAAGAAGCCGGTTACACCAACACAGATTAAGATTCTGTCAGAAGGTTATGGTGCAAAACTGACCAAGATCATCACCCAGATCAACACCTTCCTTCGTGCGCATTTCAGAGTTGAGCAGTCCAGCTATTATATCACTGCCATCAGCAAATCTGTTTCTACAGTTGACTCGCAGTCAGAAAGAATTGAAATTCTAGAGAAAATTGCCAAGCAGCTGAAGAAAATAGCCTTGAGATATAGTAAAGATGATTTTGATACTAACGAGAGAAAAATCTGTGGTTCAGTATGCAAGATGCTCTATGAAGATTATGGAGTTCCGTATATGAATGGAAAGCCAGGTAAGGGAGTACAAGGTAGATTGTTTGACGATTAA
- the tnpB gene encoding IS66 family insertion sequence element accessory protein TnpB has product MPVCFKTPLLYLLTQKIAQKFGYVLGIKWDGDGFLLYQKRLERGTFELPFFDSQSKQCKMPYKTLSAIMSGICLKSMRYRKRLNL; this is encoded by the coding sequence GTGCCTGTATGCTTCAAAACGCCTCTTTTATATTTATTAACACAAAAAATTGCTCAAAAATTTGGCTATGTCTTAGGAATCAAATGGGATGGCGACGGTTTCCTGCTGTACCAGAAGCGACTGGAGCGAGGAACCTTTGAATTGCCATTCTTTGATTCCCAAAGCAAACAATGCAAAATGCCTTACAAGACGCTATCTGCCATCATGAGCGGAATTTGCCTGAAAAGTATGAGATATCGAAAACGGCTTAATCTGTAG